A part of Mycolicibacterium sp. TUM20985 genomic DNA contains:
- a CDS encoding L,D-transpeptidase, with translation MRALIAAAMGVAAVFMGGTPASADPDPVVDDPALLDVPVDLAAPTPMLPGPAVLPGPGRIPPPPLALPPADPFAAPAAVVPLGTPAGQNPAPFTGQPPFLPPSFNPVNGSMVGVAKPIIVNFQRPIANRPMAEQAIHVSSTPPVPGKFYWMSDSQVRWRPTDFWPANTNVTIDAAGTKSSFRTGDALVATIDDKTHQMQVMRNGKLEKTFPVSLGKKGYETPNGTYYVLERFADLVMDSSTYGVPIDGPEGYKLKVQDAVRIDNSGIFVHGAPWSVADQGKRNVSHGCPNLSPADAQWFYDNFGSGDPVVVKNSVGLYDQNDGAQDWQI, from the coding sequence ATGCGGGCGCTAATAGCTGCCGCGATGGGTGTGGCCGCAGTCTTCATGGGCGGCACACCCGCGTCAGCTGACCCCGACCCCGTCGTCGACGATCCGGCACTGCTGGACGTGCCAGTCGATTTGGCCGCACCGACCCCGATGCTTCCTGGTCCCGCAGTCCTGCCCGGTCCGGGCAGGATACCGCCGCCACCTCTGGCCTTGCCGCCCGCCGATCCCTTCGCAGCTCCCGCGGCAGTCGTGCCCTTGGGCACGCCGGCTGGGCAAAACCCGGCACCGTTCACCGGGCAGCCGCCGTTTTTGCCGCCGTCGTTCAACCCGGTCAACGGCTCGATGGTGGGCGTGGCCAAACCGATCATCGTCAACTTCCAACGCCCGATCGCCAACCGGCCGATGGCCGAACAGGCCATTCACGTGTCCTCGACACCGCCGGTGCCAGGCAAGTTCTACTGGATGAGCGACAGCCAAGTCCGGTGGCGACCCACTGACTTCTGGCCAGCCAACACGAACGTCACCATCGACGCCGCCGGCACGAAGTCGAGTTTCAGGACCGGAGATGCACTCGTCGCGACCATCGATGACAAGACACACCAGATGCAGGTCATGCGAAACGGCAAGCTGGAGAAGACCTTCCCCGTGTCGTTGGGGAAGAAGGGTTACGAAACGCCTAACGGGACCTACTACGTCCTGGAGAGGTTCGCCGACCTGGTGATGGACTCCTCCACCTACGGCGTACCGATCGACGGCCCGGAAGGCTACAAATTGAAGGTTCAGGACGCCGTTCGGATCGACAACAGCGGAATCTTCGTCCACGGCGCTCCATGGTCGGTGGCCGATCAGGGCAAGCGCAACGTCAGCCACGGCTGCCCCAACCTCAGCCCTGCCGACGCCCAGTGGTTCTACGACAACTTCGGCAGTGGCGATCCCGTCGTCGTCAAGAACTCCGTCGGCCTCTACGACCAGAACGACGGCGCCCAGGACTGGCAAATCTGA
- a CDS encoding winged helix-turn-helix domain-containing protein, translating to MTSLRGAALAARPGVVLTRRQLVAEVWGDSRPVSRALVEAHIGGLRRKLGDDPAAPDT from the coding sequence ATGACGTCGCTCCGAGGTGCGGCGCTGGCGGCACGGCCCGGTGTCGTTCTGACCCGTCGGCAGCTGGTGGCCGAGGTGTGGGGCGACTCGCGTCCGGTCAGTCGGGCGCTCGTCGAGGCGCACATCGGTGGGCTGCGCCGCAAGCTCGGTGATGACCCAGCAGCCCCCGATACGTGA